The genome window TGCCCAACGAAATGGATGGCCTAAGGTCTATGAGATCGGTGGACGGCGAGTCGATATTGCGGAGCAGAACCATTGCAATTTGATCGACCTGCATTTCTTTGCAGATGGAGCTTGCTGCCTGAGCCTCAGATTTTCGGGTGAGAGGAATCTGACCCTGAAACGGTTTACAAACGAACTGGTGGTACCTTTCTTCTACCGATTGGCTTACACTGATCGTTATGGATTGACCGCAGCAAGAAACAACTTATGGGGAGAGTACTCCCATGGAGACGCAGGTATTCGTGAGTACGTAGAAGAACTACGAAGTATAGCAAGCAAAGAACCTCATAGGAACGACCCCTGCCCATGCGGGAGTGGATCAAAATACAAACAATGTCATCTTGACGAGGTGGAGGAACTAAAAAGGAACTATACGGATAACTAACAACCCCTAATGACACAATACGGGCTTAGTAGTTTTGGATCCTCCACACCGCGATGGCCCGCTGTGTCTGTTTATTTCGCGCTGAATGTGCGCGAACTCGCGAGCAAGTATCCATCCACATCTCGCTCCCACTTCAATCCTCCAGTTTGTCCTCTAACTCCCTGAGCTTAGTGTTCTGAAAGGTGATCCATCACGGCGACCAGGGATCGCAGTGAACCTAGATGGCATTTAGCAAGCGATGCAATCTGGCTAGAGTACAACTACCAGTGGGTTCGGTCGATGACTGCTAAGAAACCGTCCTGTTCGAGAGCTTTTATAAACCATTCTGGAATGCAAACTGTTTGATCGAAGGTGTTTTGCCACGAAGGTCGAGGCTCTCCCTGTTCTAACACATCGCGGGTTTCGGCGATATCCAGCGGTGTCACTCTTCCCTCGGACACCTCTCAACCATAAACTACGACAATAGTTAAAGAGCAGTCTGAATCAGAAACTGTCCACAAAGCGGGTAATATCAATCATTAGCAGGTGTTTTTTTATGCTATGATTTCGCTTGTTTTTAGTCAGTTATAATCATAGTATTTTGATTGGTAATCCAAACGTTTAGGAGGAGTTGAAGTGCACGAATTTAATGAGGAACAACCACTCAGAGTCGCTACCGTGCGTGATCTGGTCGCAAGGTGGGTCAAATCACGTTCAGTTGCGGTAAATTTAGGATTGCCGGAATGGGATGACCGCCTAAACCGATGGCGTGTCCCGTTGGTCTCGGAACAAAGTGGATCCGAACCCATTGGTGAGGTGCAAGTCAGTTCTAGCGGGGATATCGCAGGAAGTACCGATCTTAATCTTTGTTTGCAGAGAGAGCGTCTATCTACATCAACAAAGCCCCAGACATATTCGAGATACAAGGGTGTATCGTTCACACCGGTTCCTTCAAAGATTGTATTGGGCGACGCTCGTACAGTCTTAGTTGATTTTCCGCCAAACACCGCACAACTGGTGTTTACTTCGCCTCCCTACTTTAATGCAAAACCTGAATCACACGAAAGTTTAAACTACGAACATTACCTTGATTTTCTCAGAGATGTCTTTAAAAAATGCCACGCCATCTTGTCTGAAGGAAGGTTCTTGGTCGTAAACACCAGTCCCGTGCTTATGAGACGAACGTCAAGGGCGTCTTCAAGCAAACGGCTTCCAATCCCTTATGATCTCCATCCAATCTTAAAAAAAATCGGTTTTGATTTTATCGATGATATTATCTGGGAGAAACCTGAAGGGGCAGGTTGGAACTTGGGACGGGGGCGTCGATTTGCAGCAGACAGACAACCTCTTCAATATAAGGCAGTTAGTGTTACGGAAAACGTAATGGTCTACAGGAAGAAGACAGACAAGCTGATTGACTGGAACATAAGAAACCACCCGTTTCCAGAGGCCGTAAAATCTTCAAGGATTGAGGATGGATATGAACGGACAAATGTTTGGAAATTGCATCCCGCGTCTCATAAACAACATCCTGCCGTGTTTCCAGATGCACTGGCGGAACGAGTTATACGGTATTATTCTTTCAAAGGAGATTTGATCTTGGATCCCTTTGCTGGAACAGGTACAACGGGGCGCGTTGCTGGAGAATTAGGGCGCCGTTTCCTGATGATCGAAAACTCGTCTAAGTATTTTGAAATTCAGGCCAGTGATTCCACTCTGATGCGATTTAAGCCTGATGTATATGACTTTCAATATGACGGTGTGTCGCCTGAATGAATAACAAACTCCCGGCCAATCAAATCCAGATATTCGACCCATTTGCGCCAGAAGGTATCAGGGAAGCAGTCGCAAGGATTCTTGAGGGTCATAACTATCGGTTGTTTTTTGAGGATGTTACTAAGCGTCGTCTGATAGCCGCATATCGAGAGTTAGCTAAGTTTAAAATGGACGACCAGAATGATGATGAAAAATGGAAGGAAGCTATAATCGAAGAGATTACACGCGGGGATGACAAAAACTCGGACAAAAATCTGAAATTCTGGTTATTGGGGTTGACAAAAAAAACTGCTCAGAATCTTGGTGTGAAAAAAGCGGAATATCCACAGTTATTCGATAGAATGATTCATGAAATCCAGTCTCAAAGCTCATATTTGGGAGTCAGAGACAGCGCCTTGCTAGTCTGGGCGGGAGCTGCTACCCTGACAGTGCGGGGTTCACAGAAGGCGAGAGTGGGAAAACTACTAGAAAAAGGTGTCGTTAGAGCAGCCTTGACCATAGTTGGACTAAGCGAGTCCAACGGGGATTTTGTTTTAAACATAATGCCTGACCAAGAAGTAGACAGAGAAACCGATGCGGAGGTAAGGACTAGACGAGGTACCGTTCGAATTGACGTTGCGATGATTGGCGAGGGAAATCCCGAAGTTATCGATGATAAGATATCCAGAGTTGGCCGAAACGGTGTTGTTCTTTTTGACAAACTTTCTCCGAATAGCAACGCTTGGGCAAACGGAGAACGGCAGAATGTTAAGATGATTCAAATGCGCAATTCAGATCCAGTTGAAGAACTTCGATCTCATTTAGGCAAGCTTGGTGTCGGAGTAGTGCCAGATGAGATACCTATAAACGATATAGCTAATAAGGTTTTGGCAATAGATCCCAGTCAGTTCGACTTTTAGTAATCCGCTAGATACGTACTATTGATATGCATGGACATCATCCTCGATATCATAGGTCCGAACCCTCCTGATATTTCACCCCTCTTGTCCCCTATCCTCTGTGTATTACCATGTCCTATCGCCTAGGCCGGTTTTTGCTTGAACCGGCTTTTCAACTTTTTTATATTGCTATGTTCAAGTATGCTACAACTCACTACGCTCGGAATGAATGCGAAATCGACGGCCTCGCGGCGGTTCTGGGCATTCCCATGTTCCCCAGCAAAGACTGACGCGGAGGCGGCGGTTCCGCGCTACTTCCAGCGTACGAAACCGCCGGTTCCGGAATCGGACAGGTGCAGAGGCGGCGGAGTTACGCGACCTCTTATCAGGGATAGACGCTTATGTGGTCGAAGATAAAAACGGGAATCGGGATCGCCATCGCGGTGTTGATGCTGTCCTCGGTCACCATCTTCCATCCCAGGGATATTACCGAGAATATCCTGATGAAGCTGATCTCCCTGCCGGAACCCCAGGAGATTCAGCCCTTCCTGGGCCATGACCGCGACCTCGAGGAGGCCCTGGAGTCGGTCAGCGCGGAGTCGGTCGCGCAGACGGTGCGGACTCTCTCTTCCTATCCTTCCCGGGTGGTGGGCTACGCCGGCGCCGATTCGGCCTACGAATACATCAGGGATCAGTTCGAAGAGATCGGCCTGCAGGACATCCGCACCGAGACCTTCCCCGTCACGGTACCCATCGACAAGGGATCGAAGCTTACGGTTCTGGAAACGGGCGAAGAGATCCCGCTGCACGCCCTCTGGCCCAATCTCGTACGCACGCCCACCACGCCCCGCGAAGGACTTTCCGGTCCGATCGTCTACGGCGGCAAAGGGGAATTCGGCGACTTCAACGGGTACGACATGCAGGGCAGCATCGTACTCATGGACTTCGATTCGCAGGACCGTTTCGTCAACGCCCGGATGCTCGGCGCCGACGCCATCATCTTCTTCGACAACGGACGGGTGACCCGGAGCGAGGCGGAGCTCAAATTCATGGGTCTTCCGCTCAACGTGCCCCGCTACTGGGTCGATAAGGATCACGTGCCCGGCCTCCTGGCCCTGGCTGAATCCGGGACGAGCCGGGTGAACGTTCAGGCCCGGATGGAATGGGAGGTCGTGGAAGGGAAGAACATCTTCGGATGGATACCCGGCCTCGACGAGGAAATGCCGAATGTCAGAGACGAGACCCGCACGAAGTGGAAGGACTACACGATCGTCATCGAGTCCTTCTACGACGCCATGTCGGTGGTCCCGGGCCTGGCGCCGGGCGCCGAAAGCGCCACGGGGGTCGCCGCGCTGCTCGAGGTCGCCCGGGCGGTCAAGCGTTACAACCCGAAGTACTCCGTGGTCATCCTGGCCACTTCCGCCCACTTCATGGGACTGGAAGGCGCGCACAACTGGCTGTACCGGCACGGCAGGGCCAGCGGCCACTTCATGTCGAAGATCCCCGAGGAGGATAAGATCGATTTCGACATGTTCTTCGGCCTCGATCTCTCCAGTCACGAATCACGCGTGGGCAGTTTCGCCTTCGGCACCTTCGACAACGCCGCCTGGGCGACCAACCATTACATCAAGAACATCTTCGCGCCCTATTCCAGGAAGTTCGCGGGCTACATCCAGGAAGCCTTCGGGGCCGGCGCCGATTCGGCCCGGTACGTCAACGCCATCGTGCCGCCGCAGCGGACCTGGAAGGACTTCATGCCCGTCAAGCTGGGCCTGGACAGCGAAGCCGTCACCTACTTCGGCAAGAAGGGCATGTCCTTCGTTACGCCCAACGGGACGCGGGGACTGGTGGACACGCCCAACGACGTGTTCGAATCGGTCGACATCGCCAATATCACCGAGCAGGCGCGGTCGCTCGCGGTCATGCTGGCCCGGGCCACCACGGACGGCGAACTCTTCGAAGAGACCAAGCTCAAGATTCAGGACACGGCCCATGACATGACGGGAACGGTCTACGAATTCGACCGGGACGTCAACTTCTTCGTGCCCAAGAAGCCCATCCCCGGCGCGCTGGTCACCTATTACAAGAGCTTGACCAACACGGGCGTGCGCGGCATCCTGATCAACAAGGCCGATTCCCTCGGACGCTTCGCCTTCCGTCCGCTGAAACAGCAGAAAGGGCCGATAAAGCTGCGGTCGTACGCCCTGGACGAGGACGGTGAAATCATCTACGCGCCGGACCTGGGACAGGAGGGGGACAAGACCTTCCCCCTGGACGCGGCCAGCGGTGCAAACGAAAACACCACGCTGCAGATCGTGTTCCGGGCCCGGGCCCTCGACGTGTACGAGATCATCGACTCCCGGTACCTCACCGCGCTGGATAAGCTGACTGTCCTGGCGCAGAATGACGCCGAACCCCAGTGGTACGGCCACAGCTACGTCGAGAAGCAAAGCGGTGCGGAAGGCCGCACCGTACCCGCGGCCGTCGTCTTCGCCAAGCCGGGCCAGCGCCTCAAGCTGCTCATGAGCACCAGCCTCTTCGGCGTCAAATACCTGCTGACCAACGCGCCGGACACCTTCCTGAAAAACCCCGTCGAGCCGGGCGAAGTGACCCTGGAACTCCTGGAGGAGGCCCAGGGCCAGGGGTACCTGGTCGACCAGGGGCTCATCGTCAATCCGTCCTACCAAGGTACCCGGGACATGTGGGTCGTCGACGACGTCCGGCTCAAGCAGCTCGCGCGCTTCGGCGTGGAGAACCAGCGCATCGAGCAACTCCACGAACAGGCGCGCGTCACCCTCCTCGAGGCGGAAGAGCACCTGGCGAACCGGGAATACGACGCCTTCATCTCCAAGTCGCGGGAGGCCTGGGGCCTGGAAGCGCGGGGTTACCCGGAAGTCAAGTCCACGGCGGACG of Gemmatimonadota bacterium contains these proteins:
- a CDS encoding site-specific DNA-methyltransferase, whose product is MHEFNEEQPLRVATVRDLVARWVKSRSVAVNLGLPEWDDRLNRWRVPLVSEQSGSEPIGEVQVSSSGDIAGSTDLNLCLQRERLSTSTKPQTYSRYKGVSFTPVPSKIVLGDARTVLVDFPPNTAQLVFTSPPYFNAKPESHESLNYEHYLDFLRDVFKKCHAILSEGRFLVVNTSPVLMRRTSRASSSKRLPIPYDLHPILKKIGFDFIDDIIWEKPEGAGWNLGRGRRFAADRQPLQYKAVSVTENVMVYRKKTDKLIDWNIRNHPFPEAVKSSRIEDGYERTNVWKLHPASHKQHPAVFPDALAERVIRYYSFKGDLILDPFAGTGTTGRVAGELGRRFLMIENSSKYFEIQASDSTLMRFKPDVYDFQYDGVSPE
- a CDS encoding CfrBI family restriction endonuclease; the encoded protein is MNNKLPANQIQIFDPFAPEGIREAVARILEGHNYRLFFEDVTKRRLIAAYRELAKFKMDDQNDDEKWKEAIIEEITRGDDKNSDKNLKFWLLGLTKKTAQNLGVKKAEYPQLFDRMIHEIQSQSSYLGVRDSALLVWAGAATLTVRGSQKARVGKLLEKGVVRAALTIVGLSESNGDFVLNIMPDQEVDRETDAEVRTRRGTVRIDVAMIGEGNPEVIDDKISRVGRNGVVLFDKLSPNSNAWANGERQNVKMIQMRNSDPVEELRSHLGKLGVGVVPDEIPINDIANKVLAIDPSQFDF
- a CDS encoding M28 family peptidase; amino-acid sequence: MWSKIKTGIGIAIAVLMLSSVTIFHPRDITENILMKLISLPEPQEIQPFLGHDRDLEEALESVSAESVAQTVRTLSSYPSRVVGYAGADSAYEYIRDQFEEIGLQDIRTETFPVTVPIDKGSKLTVLETGEEIPLHALWPNLVRTPTTPREGLSGPIVYGGKGEFGDFNGYDMQGSIVLMDFDSQDRFVNARMLGADAIIFFDNGRVTRSEAELKFMGLPLNVPRYWVDKDHVPGLLALAESGTSRVNVQARMEWEVVEGKNIFGWIPGLDEEMPNVRDETRTKWKDYTIVIESFYDAMSVVPGLAPGAESATGVAALLEVARAVKRYNPKYSVVILATSAHFMGLEGAHNWLYRHGRASGHFMSKIPEEDKIDFDMFFGLDLSSHESRVGSFAFGTFDNAAWATNHYIKNIFAPYSRKFAGYIQEAFGAGADSARYVNAIVPPQRTWKDFMPVKLGLDSEAVTYFGKKGMSFVTPNGTRGLVDTPNDVFESVDIANITEQARSLAVMLARATTDGELFEETKLKIQDTAHDMTGTVYEFDRDVNFFVPKKPIPGALVTYYKSLTNTGVRGILINKADSLGRFAFRPLKQQKGPIKLRSYALDEDGEIIYAPDLGQEGDKTFPLDAASGANENTTLQIVFRARALDVYEIIDSRYLTALDKLTVLAQNDAEPQWYGHSYVEKQSGAEGRTVPAAVVFAKPGQRLKLLMSTSLFGVKYLLTNAPDTFLKNPVEPGEVTLELLEEAQGQGYLVDQGLIVNPSYQGTRDMWVVDDVRLKQLARFGVENQRIEQLHEQARVTLLEAEEHLANREYDAFISKSREAWGLEARGYPEVKSTADDTVKGVIFYFILLIPFSFFMERLVFGFPTINKRIFGFAAFFIAIFLVLQQVHPAFKLSTSPYVIFLAFVIFALGTTVLIIVLSKFNQEVQKIKRAQTGMHEADIGRLSATAVALSLGVSNLRKRKIRTALTAATITLLTFTVLSFTSITTSLRYYKLERYNEPTYEGTLVRDRNWKGLQPSVYDYLKSTFQDKATLIPRAWYMSQVKGEKGFFSFSSPRSSHESYVNSILGLTPDEPRATRLDEYLLGGRWFLPGERNAAILPDDVAAVVGIKPEDAGSAYINMFGMKLQVVGVVDSRRFNQLKDLDDEKLTPVDLVQEKGKIAQRIGEDPRLQAESPPEAFIHLESNNVMILPFETVMDLDGKMYSVAITDFVDGAGQPNPDFDRDIEDFLSRVAMTMFVGKDGTVNVYSSIGSTSIGGIGNFLIPILVAAMIVLNTMMGAVHERFREIGVYSSVGLAPSHIAALFLAESSVFATVGAVLGYLGGQTITLVLSNYDVLAGLSLNYSSLSAVWSVVVVMATVFLSTAYPAKKAADMAVPDVGREWKFPEPDGDDWSFDFPFTIGSVEVLGMYAYLTRVFESYEEGSLGAFVTENVQLSAQETPSGHPMYHISMMTWLAPYDLGISQRVSLSAAPAENERDLYAVWVDIHRESGDVASWQRINRRFLSVLRKRFLVWRTLPQDLKNEYAATGRETTERMQEAGQPV